The Methanobacterium alcaliphilum genome segment GATTCACTGTTAGATGAGATTGATTACTTAATTTCTAACTATCAGAACCTAGAAGTAGAAATAGAACCTCATGAATTAAATGAAATGGAACACGATTTGAATAATTTAAGAAAGGATTATGTGGAATTTAGTAAAAATTTAGAAATTTGATAATCTATTTTTTTTTTTTAATTAAGCAGGGTTAACTAAAATCATAAAATGTCATTTATCTAATTTTTATATTAATTTAGAACCTCAAATATAGTTTTTTAATGGAAATATTGCGTTTTTAGCCACTATTTTTTTTATCTTTCCAATACTTAATTTATGATTAGTATTACTAAATTAGAAAATTTCTTCTAAAAATTAATAATAAATTACAAGTTATATGTATTAATATACTACTTATTCCAATATTTTTCTTACTAACACGATGGAGGTGAAAAAGATTAGAAAACAAGTGATATTCATACTGACGACATTTGTTTTCATTATGGCTTGCTGTGGTGCAGTGGCCGCTACTGATTCACAAGGGGGTGTAAATGATACACAAACGACTGAATCCGATGCAAATGAAAACCAAAATCAAAATCTAAATCAAGGTACGAGTGAGCCCGATCCGCGTATATATGGTGTGATTTTAAATAACACTACGCCGGCTCATGGAGCCCTTATAAACATTAAAAACCCGACTAATAATTCTTTAATCGCTTCTGGTGTGACCAATGCCAGTGGTGAATACGATATCTATTTTAATTCCAGTTTAACACAGTTTCAAGTTGAAATAATATTTGCGAACAAGAACTTTACTTCAACTGTAACACCAACAGGTACACCTATACCCACCGCTGAACTCAACTACACATTTGTACCATCTCAAATGTTAAAACCAGTAAAAATGGTCACGGTAATAGGAGGATATGGGTTCACTCCTCTGCAGAAAATATTGGATGCTTACAATGAACTAAATCTTGAAGGCTATGAATTCGATTTAAAAGTATTTTATCATGCAGATATAGCTTTTGCAGGCGCTGCCAGAGAAAATTTTGCAAATGAACTTAAAACAGCAAACATTTTCTTCATGACATCAGGGTTTTCTTCAACCCAACCACAAGCGTTTTCAGAGATTACAGAAATAATCGACAACAATTTACCCACTAACGCAGCTCTAATCCAGACGGGATCCCATTATCTTGGATCAAGAAATAAAACAACTTATTCATATGGATTTAGTAGTAGTTACAGTAAAGAAACTATTAAAAAAGTTTTCTTAAGTGTTTTAAAAATTGGCGGAGCAATAGACAATTCTACAAATACTACATTTGTTCCAGAAACTTCTCAAGATTTAATATATCATCCTGATGCTAGTACGGTTTTCACTACTTTTTCAGAATATTTGAACTGGTATGTGTCAGCAGAAAAGTTTAAACCAAATGGAGCTTGGATTGGATATGTATTTGACTGTTCATTTTATAATACTGAAGATTTACAAGTAATGAACGCTATAATATACAATCTAGAATCTAAAGGAATTAATATTATTCCATTAAGTCAAAGTACCCCATTAAGTCATTCTGGTAACAATAATTTCACTATTTACAGGAATGTTTTCACATTGGATGGAACTCCTTTAATTAGTGCACTTATTATCCAAAGCCATTCCAGTGGAGTACCTACAAGCATAGCCATGTACAAGGAATTAAATGTTCCAGTTATAGGGGCAATGATGATAGGGCAAACCACACTCCAAGATTACCTTAATAATAGTATGGGGATAACTGGAGGATATGAACTCAATTTATGGACTATAGGTCCAGAGATCGCGGGACGTGTTGGAAATGTGCTGGTGGGTGGTCTGAATATAACCAGTGTAGACCCAGTAACAGGGATGGAAATAAAATTGTTTACTCCCTACGAGCCCGGTCTAAATCAACTCTGTGATATGACAATTGCATGGGCTAATTTAAAAACCAAAAACAATGCTGATAAAAAATTAGCACTAGTATACATCGACAATACACACGATGAAACAATGCCTTCTGCAGCAGGTTTAAACCTACCAGAAAGTATTAGCAACATATTGAACGCTTTAAAAGATTCAGGTTATGATCTGGGATCAAATAATAGTCTAAATGCATCAGATATTTTAGCTCTAATTAATGATCATGGTAGGAATCTGTTAAATTATACTCAAAGTGACTTATTAACTCTGATTCAGAAAGGCGCTATAACAGTATCTAAAACAGAATACTTGCAGTGGTACAATCAGTTATCAAACTCTCTTAAAGCTCAAGTTGAGTCCGTATGGGGCCCTGCTCCTGGAAATTTGATGGTATATGGGGATAAAATCGTTATTCCTGCTGTAATGCTGGGCAATGTTTTATTGGCCCCTCAACCTATTTGGAAGTGGGATGGATCTTTATCCCGCCTTTATGGTGATGAAAATTTACCACCAACTCATCAATACATAGCATTCTACTTGTATTTACAAAATAAATTCCAAGCTGATGCTTATGTCCAATTGGGAGATCATGGTACTTTAGAACTATTGCCTGGACACAGTCTAGGCATGACTGCTGATGATTGGCCGAATACACTTATTGGTGCTATGCCGCATATTTATATCAGAAACATGGCTGGAGAAGATGCTACAGCTTCTAAAAGAAGAGCCTATGCTTTAATTATAACTCACCTTGTACCTGCTGTAACAGAAACTCTCCTATATGGTAATTTACAGGAGCTACATGATCTGGTGACGTCCTTTGATGATGCATACCAAAGGAATGATACTGAGAGAATGTCTATATTGAAGACTCAAATATGGAATAAAATCAATAACGAAACAGGTTTAAGTGAAAGACTAGGTATTAATTCTGCAACTGGGTTTGGGGTTGTTTTAACCAAGCTACATGATTACTTGCACACTTTACAACAACAACTTACTTATTATGGTCTGCACACTTTTGGTGAGCTACCGGACAATGATACTCTGGAAAAATTCATTGATGCAATAATATCTTTCGATCCAGCTACTCGAACCAGCCAAAGAGACGAAATAAGAAATCTGCTAATTCAAAGTGCTTCCAATGAAATGAATGCGCTGTTAAATGCATTGTGTGGGGGCTATATTGAACCATGCAGTGCAGGAGACCCTGTTAGATCATTAGCAAACTTACCCTCAGGTCGTAATAAGTACACTTTCGATCCAAGAAAGGTTCCAGATAGTGCTGCTATGATAATTGCTGCTAATTCAACAGCATCACTACTACAG includes the following:
- a CDS encoding cobaltochelatase subunit CobN; the encoded protein is MEVKKIRKQVIFILTTFVFIMACCGAVAATDSQGGVNDTQTTESDANENQNQNLNQGTSEPDPRIYGVILNNTTPAHGALINIKNPTNNSLIASGVTNASGEYDIYFNSSLTQFQVEIIFANKNFTSTVTPTGTPIPTAELNYTFVPSQMLKPVKMVTVIGGYGFTPLQKILDAYNELNLEGYEFDLKVFYHADIAFAGAARENFANELKTANIFFMTSGFSSTQPQAFSEITEIIDNNLPTNAALIQTGSHYLGSRNKTTYSYGFSSSYSKETIKKVFLSVLKIGGAIDNSTNTTFVPETSQDLIYHPDASTVFTTFSEYLNWYVSAEKFKPNGAWIGYVFDCSFYNTEDLQVMNAIIYNLESKGINIIPLSQSTPLSHSGNNNFTIYRNVFTLDGTPLISALIIQSHSSGVPTSIAMYKELNVPVIGAMMIGQTTLQDYLNNSMGITGGYELNLWTIGPEIAGRVGNVLVGGLNITSVDPVTGMEIKLFTPYEPGLNQLCDMTIAWANLKTKNNADKKLALVYIDNTHDETMPSAAGLNLPESISNILNALKDSGYDLGSNNSLNASDILALINDHGRNLLNYTQSDLLTLIQKGAITVSKTEYLQWYNQLSNSLKAQVESVWGPAPGNLMVYGDKIVIPAVMLGNVLLAPQPIWKWDGSLSRLYGDENLPPTHQYIAFYLYLQNKFQADAYVQLGDHGTLELLPGHSLGMTADDWPNTLIGAMPHIYIRNMAGEDATASKRRAYALIITHLVPAVTETLLYGNLQELHDLVTSFDDAYQRNDTERMSILKTQIWNKINNETGLSERLGINSATGFGVVLTKLHDYLHTLQQQLTYYGLHTFGELPDNDTLEKFIDAIISFDPATRTSQRDEIRNLLIQSASNEMNALLNALCGGYIEPCSAGDPVRSLANLPSGRNKYTFDPRKVPDSAAMIIAANSTASLLQRYMDSHGNNTYPETIAVPVSGGEVMLTYGQSIASIFYLLGVEPVYNSGMVVGVKVIPLSEMGGRPRIDVLIQASSSLRDACPDVVKLLDEAIGKVAILNESTSQNYVRKHYLELIPLLEAEFKSQGKTDAEAKTLAERLARARIFGLPPGADPHGVGVARLMNSDSWTEEELAETYLDYNSYVYGDGLDGISGMPGRLIMEKLLATVDATMAISPSAISGNHRYFGSATINSVVKYITGKNITSYIVLTGDGSSRVLTIQESMHDDLSLTLFNPVWREGMLKEGYSGLTTIALRIRSIFRTDAMMDVISSATWQKIANTYLFDKNMFSLFSSDQQNMIANTIYQAYKRGMVKLTDSQAKMLAKIMGVEGTESDPGNPSTPSTPSKPSSPSSPGAPSGPSGPSGSSSSPGTSVSTYSSVSAQSVDSSEAAAEAGDASSQKAYEVSKTDNSSSKDDYNYAYAIVGLCSLMGLIGFGYFKGIGRN